One genomic segment of Tripterygium wilfordii isolate XIE 37 chromosome 9, ASM1340144v1, whole genome shotgun sequence includes these proteins:
- the LOC120005819 gene encoding uncharacterized protein LOC120005819, giving the protein MSFNTSTSGGENGNDGGGGDSLYSKKLKRQKIPKRGPGVAELEKILRDQERKDDNLGGGSSLISSSSKNAVPFSVDHDQFIIPSYGRNVRGSSSSLGITNHLGEGNGGVHGRRSGIFLPQNASSPAMWSSHEINSTDFIGTDSEGTNFASSGFAFPTRITDGSSSIIPSPVIPQKHMQYIPAMINPFGQSGLSSSLPSAVAGANYHHIEPPSNQISCCQYSNAWPEQEKA; this is encoded by the exons ATGAGTTTCAATACTAGCACAAGTGGGGGTGAAAATGGTAatgatggtggaggtggtgaTAGTTTATATTCAAAGAAATTGAAGAGGCAAAAGATCCCAAAGAGAGGACCAGGCGTGGCAGAGTTAGAGAAGATCTTGAGAGATCAGGAGAGAAAAGATGATAATTTGGGTGGTGGTTCatctttgatttcttcttcctccaaaaATGCTGTTCCTTTCAGTGTTGATCATGATCAATTCATCATCCCATCTTACGGCAGGAATGTTAGAGGTAGCTCATCGTCATTAGGAATCACTAATCATCTCGGTGAAGGGAATGGGGGTGTCCATGGTAGGAGATCAGGAATTTTTTTACCTCAAAATGCCTCGTCACCAGCAATGTGGAGTTCTCATGAGATCAACAGTACTGATTTTATCGGAACTGATAGTGAAGGTACCAATTTCGCATCATCTGGGTTTGCATTTCCTACCCGGATTACAGATGGATCCAGTTCAATCATTCCTTCACCTGTTATACCACAGAAGCACATGCAATATATACCTGCAATG ATAAATCCTTTTGGGCAATCAGGGTTATCCTCTTCACTCCCATCGGCAGTAGCGGGAGCTAATTACCATCATATTGAGCCCCCTTCAAACCAAATATCATGTTGTCAATATTCAAATGCTTGGCCAGAGCAAGAGAAGGCATGA
- the LOC120006230 gene encoding RING-H2 finger protein ATL40-like, which translates to MSSDDDPSSSFSPPSHRILLISIFSLLVITILVVILHFYSRFLQRRQLREIRLRRATLNRLINAHIAPDEPNYGEDPPKIGLNPSVIASLPRFAYKTANDQNSESIILECSICLGNVRDEDLVRVLPNCKHMFHVECIDMWLASNTSCPICRTMVEPTTVQPEQNELSPEPSAPPVDQSLSHGPGESDKGSGSGLRISSFRRMLSRDRSSRRVQSRANEDCVEDLERQ; encoded by the coding sequence ATGAGTTCCGATGATGATCCAAGCAGCAGCTTCAGCCCCCCCAGTCATAGGATCTTGCTCATATCGATCTTTTCTTTACTGGTGATCACAATCCTCGTCGTCATACTTCATTTCTACTCGCGATTCCTACAGCGACGCCAGCTTCGAGAGATCAGACTACGCCGCGCCACTCTCAATCGCCTTATAAATGCTCATATTGCACCGGACGAACCGAATTATGGCGAGGACCCGCCCAAGATAGGACTCAACCCATCGGTCATAGCATCACTGCCGAGGTTCGCGTACAAGACAGCCAATGATCAAAATAGTGAATCGATTATTCTAGAGTGCTCGATTTGTTTGGGGAACGTAAGGGATGAGGATCTTGTTAGGGTTTTACCAAATTGTAAGCATATGTTTCATGTAGAGTGTATCGATATGTGGCTCGCTTCAAACACTAGTTGTCCAATATGTCGGACCATGGTTGAGCCCACGACGGTCCAACCCGAGCAGAATGAATTGAGCCCAGAACCTTCGGCTCCACCTGTGGACCAAAGTCTGTCTCATGGTCCGGGCGAATCGGACAAGGGGAGCGGGTCGGGTTTGCGGATAAGTTCGTTTCGAAGGATGCTTAGCAGGGATAGATCGTCTAGGAGGGTCCAAAGTCGTGCAAATGAAGATTGTGTTGAAGATTTGGAGAGGCAGTGA
- the LOC120006593 gene encoding magnesium-chelatase subunit ChlI, chloroplastic-like, which yields MASVLGTSSTAIFASRLGSSPSSRSSFPSLSLIPGQSYGKKFYGGIGIHGKKGRSQFRVTVTNVATEINSVEQAQKLGSKETQRPVYPFAAIVGQDEMKLCLLLNVIDPKIGGVMIMGDRGTGKSTTVRSLVDLLPEIKVVFGDPYNSDPADPESMGIEVRESILKGEELPVALTKINMVDLPLGATEDRVCGTIDIEKALTEGVKAFEPGLLAKANRGILYVDEVNLLDDHLVDVLLDSAASGWNTVEREGISISHPARFILIGSGNPEEGELRPQLLDRFGMHAQVGTVKDPELRVKIVEERAQFDKNPKEFRDSYKAEQDKLQSQIASARSSLSSIQIDRDLKVKISKVCSELNVDGLRGDIVANRAAKALAALKGKDKVAAEDIATVIPNCLRHRLRKDPLESIDSGLLVIEKFYEVFS from the exons ATGGCGTCCGTATTGGGAACTTCTTCTACGGCGATCTTCGCTTCTCGACTCGGCTCCTCTCCCTCCTCTAGGTCTTCCTTTCCTTCACTCTCCTTAATTCCAG GGCAGAGCTATGGGAAGAAGTTCTATGGAGGGATTGGGATTCATGGTAAGAAGGGGAGGTCTCAGTTTCGTGTTACAGTTACCAATGTTGCTACTGAAATCAACTCTGTTGAACAG GCTCAGAAACTTGGTTCTAAAGAGACCCAGAGGCCGGTGTATCCATTTGCTGCAATTGTAGGTCAGGATGAGATGAAACTATGCCTTCTGTTAAATGTTATTGATCCTAAGATTGGTGGTGTTATGATCATGGGCGATAGGGGAACAGGGAAATCTACAACTGTTAGATCCTTGGTTGATTTGCTTCCTGAAATCAAGGTAGTCTTTGGTGACCCATACAACTCTGATCCAGCAGATCCGGAGTCCATGGGAATAGAAGTCAGAGAGAGTATTTTGAAAGGGGAAGAACTTCCAGTTGCGCTTACGAAAATCAACATGGTTGATTTGCCATTGGGTGCTACAGAAGATAGGGTCTGCGGGACAATTGACATTGAGAAAGCTCTCACAGAGGGTGTTAAGGCGTTTGAGCCTGGCCTGCTTGCGAAAGCTAATAGAGGAATTCTTTATGTAGATGAGGTTAATCTTTTGGATGACCATCTAGTGGATGTTCTTTTGGATTCTGCTGCTTCAGGATGGAACACAGTGGAGAGAGAAGGAATTTCCATTTCTCATCCAGCACGATTTATTCTTATCGGATCAGGCAATCCGGAAGAAGGAGAGCTCAGGCCTCAGTTGCTTGACCGGTTTGGAATGCATGCACAAGTGGGAACCGTAAAGGATCCAGAACTTAGAGTGAAGATTGTAGAGGAGAGAGCCCAGTTTGACAAAAATCCCAAGGAGTTTAGGGATTCTTACAAGGCTGAGCAAGATAAGCTGCAAAGCCAAATTGCCTCAGCTAGGAGCTCTCTTTCCAGCATTCAGATTGATCGTGATCTAAAGGTAAAAATCTCCAAGGTTTGTTCAGAGCTGAATGTAGATGGATTGAGAGGTGACATAGTGGCTAATAGAGCTGCAAAAGCTTTGGCTGCCCTGAAGGGTAAAGATAAAGTAGCTGCGGAGGATATTGCCACAGTCATTCCTAACTGTTTAAGACACCGTCTTCGCAAGGACCCTTTGGAGTCTATTGACTCAGGGTTACTTGTCATTGAGAAATTCTATGAGGTTTTTAGTTAA
- the LOC120005312 gene encoding uncharacterized protein At4g18490 isoform X1 — translation MAEAQKETSSLVNLKEKKSSLDDGIGKEFLNSWKLVSATEDVTLDFNLDSVPSGKEKKFNFGKLDMDFNLEADFDKFSSFKVVMPDLDFTSSPKKTAKAKEGSKGESSKRSHQGQKDCFGFSLDFNELENFDFGSSLINGEKSSKRSLENKQVAVERKGLQGSLIHLDEGIIDNNLTTKLPASEIMATSNVETLIGELGAQHSLNETCASESRDLENLVVLHGVRTSQDEYLTKHAEEKEEQSQLPDKATPLESNAEQTLQIASPNFVGQDERDQNIVPDIQTEACSQGVRENTSSVEHHNFSDQLTPAIGSKNEKSQSNCALPSYITGLDGDKDEARESGSDIAMEKLDKAKSALGDINLCDKSVMNILMKPPDDTNFDLDVQTSAAKLPLVDLESEPLVEKVIMVKGTEPGLKQSKYFKKSDVSGSELQRPSLTAVEVYSHGSSKPIGSTHISPTIETGEGFHDNDVQTRRKLMGISKSITKEITEGKPNMAGSDKNNRSSSDIGSGEDVVGVNGGCKLAHPALHNEEERKGESVAAEKFVKDHKSLGSEVSATCSTKNRTKSHTRTIINPKLVVTSTAGSIQNSKIVSVEGIKVSKRTPSLSSLMISSATCSTDMTTKSKTEASINPKLVVSSAGLVQSSIISDEGFKTGKRTPDFSNISRYMGPKRGQSYSRHDMEVQGNAASRIPQPLPSSEKKMPLILSLKRKMVETSDAEFEPLKPLKRLSITPTLSRNIKEPAKSVVDQISVLENLEESKVSDHPTSRLEKPPLDMIEQEVSMVMEDDGNVGKAEIYTRDLEHICNMLKKKHEEAKEILVRAVVNNNNLLMLNHPLYEDKIRSIQKFAAQLMSKHLQMLKL, via the exons ATGGCAGAAGCACAGAAGGAAACTTCTTCATTGGTTAATCTGAAAGAGAAGAAATCTTCGTTGG ATGATGGCATTGGAAAGGAATTCCTCAATTCCTGGAAATTGGTGTCAGCAACAGAAGATGTCACATTGGATTTCAACCTTGATTCAGTTCCCAGTGGCAAGGAAAAGAAATTCAACTTCGGTAAATT GGATATGGATTTTAATTTGGAAGCtgattttgacaaattttcATCATTCAAAGTGGTCATGCCAGACCTTGATTTTACAAGCTCGCCTAAAAAGACAGCCAAAGCCAAGGAAGGATCTAAAGGGGAGTCGTCAAAGAGAAGCCATCAAGGACAAAAAGATTGCTTTGGTTTTTCTCTTGATTTCAACGA GTTGGAAAATTTTGACTTTGGTTCGAGCTTAATAAATGGGGAGAAATCTTCTAAGAGAAGCCTAGAAAACAAGCAAGTGGCAGTAGAGAGAAAAGGGCTTCAAGGTTCGCTAATCCATTTGGATGAGGGCATTATTGATAATAACTTGACCACCAAACTTCCAGCATCAGAGATTATGGCCACTTCAAATGTCGAGACTTTGATAGGTGAACTTGGGGCTCAACATTCTTTAAATGAAACTTGTGCTTCAGAGTCTAGAGATCTTGAAAATTTGGTTGTGTTACATGGAGTAAGAACTTCACAAGATGAATATCTGACCAAACatgcagaagaaaaagaagagcaaagtCAATTGCCAGATAAGGCAACACCCCTGGAGTCAAATGCTGAGCAGACCTTGCAAATTGCATCTCCAAATTTTGTTGGTCAGGATGAAAGAGATCAAAATATTGTTCCAGATATACAGACAGAGGCTTGTTCACAGGGTGTGAGAGAAAATACCAGCTCAGTcgaacatcataattttagtgACCAGTTGACACCAGCTATTGGATCAAAAAATGAGAAATCACAGTCAAATTGTGCACTACCATCGTATATTACTGGATTAGATGGTGATAAAGATGAAGCAAGAGAGTCCGGTAGTGATATTGCAATGGAAAAGTTGGACAAGGCCAAATCTGCCCTAGGTGATATTAATCTTTGTGATAAATCCGTCATGAATATTTTGATGAAGCCGCCGGATGACACCAATTTTGATCTCGATGTCCAGACTTCAGCTGCTAAACTTCCACTGGTTGATTTGGAAAG TGAACCTCTAGTTGAGAAAGTAATTATGGTAAAGGGGACTGAACCTGGACTTAAGCAGTCAAAGTACTTTAAGAAATCAGACGTGAGTGGATCTGAGCTACAGAGGCCCTCTTTGACTGCTGTGGAGGTCTACTCTCATGGGAGCAGCAAACCTATCGGTAGCACTCATATAAGTCCCACAATTGAGACAGG GGAGGGCTTCCACGATAATGATGTGCAAACTAGGAGAAAATTGATGGGCATTTCAAAGTCAATAACCAAAGAAATAACAGAAGGCAAACCCAATATGGCTGGAAGTGACAAGAACAATCGAAGCTCCAGCGATATTGG TTCAGGAGAAGATGTGGTTGGTGTAAATGGTGGCTGCAAGTTGGCTCATCCAGCGCTTcacaatgaagaagaaagaaaaggagaatcTGTTGCTGCAGAAAAGTTTGTCAAGGATCATAAGAGTCTTGG TTCTGAAGTCAGTGCTACCTGCTCAACTAAGAACAGAACTAAATCTCATACTCGGACaattataaatcctaaactAGTGGTCACAAGTACCGCGGGATCTATTCAGAACTCAAAAATTGTTTCAGTTGAAGGGATTAAAGTTAGCAAGAGAACTCCTAGTCTTTCTAGCCTGATGATCTCAAG TGCTACTTGCTCAACTGATATGACAACTAAATCCAAAACCGAGGCTAGCATAAATCCAAAACTTGTGGTTTCAAGTGCGGGATTGGTTCAGAGCTCCATCATTTCAGATGAAGGGTTTAAAACTGGCAAGAGGACTCCTGATTTTTCTAATATTTCAAG GTATATGGGACCAAAGAGAGGCCAATCTTATTCCAGACATGACATGGAAGTGCAAGGAAATGCAGCATCCAGGATCCCACAACCTCTTCCCAGCAGTGAGAAAAAAATGCCTTTGATACTGTCCTTAAAGAGGAAAATGGTCGAG ACATCAGATGCTGAATTTGAGCCCCTCAAACCTCTTAAACGCCTCTCTATCACCCCTACCTTAAGCAG AAATATTAAAGAGCCTGCAAAAAGTGTTGTTGACCAG ATTTCTGTTCTTGAGAATCTGGAGGAATCCAAGGTAAGTGACCACCCAACGTCCAGACTTGAGAAGCCTCCATTGGATATGATAGAGCAAGAAGTTTCTATGGTTATGGAAGATGATGGGAATGTTGGGAAGGCTGAAATATATACAAGAGATCTTGAACAT ATCTGCAACATGCTGAAGAAAAAACATGAAGAAGCCAAAGAAATATTGGTTCGCGCTGTGGTGAACAACAACAATCTTCTCATGCTTAACCATCCCCTCTATGAAGACAAA ATTCGATCGATACAGAAATTCGCTGCTCAATTGATGTCCAAGCATCTTCAGAtgctaaaattataa
- the LOC120005312 gene encoding uncharacterized protein At4g18490 isoform X2 produces MAEAQKETSSLVNLKEKKSSLDDGIGKEFLNSWKLVSATEDVTLDFNLDSVPSGKEKKFNFGKLDMDFNLEADFDKFSSFKVVMPDLDFTSSPKKTAKAKEGSKGESSKRSHQGQKDCFGFSLDFNELENFDFGSSLINGEKSSKRSLENKQVAVERKGLQGSLIHLDEGIIDNNLTTKLPASEIMATSNVETLIGELGAQHSLNETCASESRDLENLVVLHGVRTSQDEYLTKHAEEKEEQSQLPDKATPLESNAEQTLQIASPNFVGQDERDQNIVPDIQTEACSQGVRENTSSVEHHNFSDQLTPAIGSKNEKSQSNCALPSYITGLDGDKDEARESGSDIAMEKLDKAKSALGDINLCDKSVMNILMKPPDDTNFDLDVQTSAAKLPLVDLESEPLVEKVIMVKGTEPGLKQSKYFKKSDVSGSELQRPSLTAVEVYSHGSSKPIGSTHISPTIETGEGFHDNDVQTRRKLMGISKSITKEITEGKPNMAGSDKNNRSSSDIGSGEDVVGVNGGCKLAHPALHNEEERKGESVAAEKFVKDHKSLGSEVSATCSTKNRTKSHTRTIINPKLVVTSTAGSIQNSKIVSVEGIKVSKRTPSLSSLMISSATCSTDMTTKSKTEASINPKLVVSSAGLVQSSIISDEGFKTGKRTPDFSNISRYMGPKRGQSYSRHDMEVQGNAASRIPQPLPSSEKKMPLILSLKRKMVELCIYLVQELHQIYCTIRRHQMLNLSPSNLLNASLSPLP; encoded by the exons ATGGCAGAAGCACAGAAGGAAACTTCTTCATTGGTTAATCTGAAAGAGAAGAAATCTTCGTTGG ATGATGGCATTGGAAAGGAATTCCTCAATTCCTGGAAATTGGTGTCAGCAACAGAAGATGTCACATTGGATTTCAACCTTGATTCAGTTCCCAGTGGCAAGGAAAAGAAATTCAACTTCGGTAAATT GGATATGGATTTTAATTTGGAAGCtgattttgacaaattttcATCATTCAAAGTGGTCATGCCAGACCTTGATTTTACAAGCTCGCCTAAAAAGACAGCCAAAGCCAAGGAAGGATCTAAAGGGGAGTCGTCAAAGAGAAGCCATCAAGGACAAAAAGATTGCTTTGGTTTTTCTCTTGATTTCAACGA GTTGGAAAATTTTGACTTTGGTTCGAGCTTAATAAATGGGGAGAAATCTTCTAAGAGAAGCCTAGAAAACAAGCAAGTGGCAGTAGAGAGAAAAGGGCTTCAAGGTTCGCTAATCCATTTGGATGAGGGCATTATTGATAATAACTTGACCACCAAACTTCCAGCATCAGAGATTATGGCCACTTCAAATGTCGAGACTTTGATAGGTGAACTTGGGGCTCAACATTCTTTAAATGAAACTTGTGCTTCAGAGTCTAGAGATCTTGAAAATTTGGTTGTGTTACATGGAGTAAGAACTTCACAAGATGAATATCTGACCAAACatgcagaagaaaaagaagagcaaagtCAATTGCCAGATAAGGCAACACCCCTGGAGTCAAATGCTGAGCAGACCTTGCAAATTGCATCTCCAAATTTTGTTGGTCAGGATGAAAGAGATCAAAATATTGTTCCAGATATACAGACAGAGGCTTGTTCACAGGGTGTGAGAGAAAATACCAGCTCAGTcgaacatcataattttagtgACCAGTTGACACCAGCTATTGGATCAAAAAATGAGAAATCACAGTCAAATTGTGCACTACCATCGTATATTACTGGATTAGATGGTGATAAAGATGAAGCAAGAGAGTCCGGTAGTGATATTGCAATGGAAAAGTTGGACAAGGCCAAATCTGCCCTAGGTGATATTAATCTTTGTGATAAATCCGTCATGAATATTTTGATGAAGCCGCCGGATGACACCAATTTTGATCTCGATGTCCAGACTTCAGCTGCTAAACTTCCACTGGTTGATTTGGAAAG TGAACCTCTAGTTGAGAAAGTAATTATGGTAAAGGGGACTGAACCTGGACTTAAGCAGTCAAAGTACTTTAAGAAATCAGACGTGAGTGGATCTGAGCTACAGAGGCCCTCTTTGACTGCTGTGGAGGTCTACTCTCATGGGAGCAGCAAACCTATCGGTAGCACTCATATAAGTCCCACAATTGAGACAGG GGAGGGCTTCCACGATAATGATGTGCAAACTAGGAGAAAATTGATGGGCATTTCAAAGTCAATAACCAAAGAAATAACAGAAGGCAAACCCAATATGGCTGGAAGTGACAAGAACAATCGAAGCTCCAGCGATATTGG TTCAGGAGAAGATGTGGTTGGTGTAAATGGTGGCTGCAAGTTGGCTCATCCAGCGCTTcacaatgaagaagaaagaaaaggagaatcTGTTGCTGCAGAAAAGTTTGTCAAGGATCATAAGAGTCTTGG TTCTGAAGTCAGTGCTACCTGCTCAACTAAGAACAGAACTAAATCTCATACTCGGACaattataaatcctaaactAGTGGTCACAAGTACCGCGGGATCTATTCAGAACTCAAAAATTGTTTCAGTTGAAGGGATTAAAGTTAGCAAGAGAACTCCTAGTCTTTCTAGCCTGATGATCTCAAG TGCTACTTGCTCAACTGATATGACAACTAAATCCAAAACCGAGGCTAGCATAAATCCAAAACTTGTGGTTTCAAGTGCGGGATTGGTTCAGAGCTCCATCATTTCAGATGAAGGGTTTAAAACTGGCAAGAGGACTCCTGATTTTTCTAATATTTCAAG GTATATGGGACCAAAGAGAGGCCAATCTTATTCCAGACATGACATGGAAGTGCAAGGAAATGCAGCATCCAGGATCCCACAACCTCTTCCCAGCAGTGAGAAAAAAATGCCTTTGATACTGTCCTTAAAGAGGAAAATGGTCGAG CTGTGTATATATTTAGTGCAAGAGCTTCACCAAATTTATTGTACTATTCGCAGACATCAGATGCTGAATTTGAGCCCCTCAAACCTCTTAAACGCCTCTCTATCACCCCTACCTTAA